The following are from one region of the Quercus robur chromosome 1, dhQueRobu3.1, whole genome shotgun sequence genome:
- the LOC126691678 gene encoding protein HEADING DATE 3A codes for MPRDRDPLVVGRVIGDVLDPFTRSISLRVTYNNREVNNGCELKPSHVVNQPRVDIGGDDLRTFYTLVMVDPDAPSPSDPNLREYLHWLVTDIPATTGASFGQEVVCYESPRPTVGIHRFAFVLFRQLGRQTVYAPGWRQNFNTKDFAELYNLGLPVAAVYFNCQRESGSGGRRR; via the exons ATGCCCAGGGATAGGGATCCTCTAGTTGTTGGGCGTGTTATAGGTGATGTTTTGGACCCCTTCACAAGGTCCATTTCTCTGAGGGTCACTTATAACAACAGGGAGGTCAATAATGGTTGTGAGCTCAAACCTTCTCATGTTGTCAACCAACCAAGGGTTGATATTGGTGGTGATGATCTCAGGACCTTCTACACTCTG GTAATGGTAGATCCTGATGCACCAAGTCCAAGTGATCCCAACCTAAGGGAATACTTGCATTG GTTGGTGACTGATATTCCAGCAACTACAGGGGCAAGCTTTG GGCAAGAGGTTGTCTGCTATGAAAGTCCACGGCCAACAGTGGGGATTCATCGGTTTGCTTTCGTGTTGTTCCGTCAATTGGGTAGGCAAACAGTGTATGCACCAGGGTGGCGCCAGAATTTCAATACCAAGGACTTTGCTGAACTTTATAATCTTGGATTGCCAGTGGCTGCTGTTTATTTCAATTGCCAGAGGGAAAGCGGCTctggaggaagaagaagatag
- the LOC126713036 gene encoding uncharacterized protein LOC126713036: MRAGVTLRSYASRYWEIYNKISGDNERVVASTFRMGLPEDSELRESLTKKPSEGMWQLMGRIEEYKRLEDDRLQSKSKAPMMNRPRQTGFPFRPRGGLTIQKPTAQMGEVNVTFEEPVHRILDWIKHEPYFRWPNKMGGDPSRRNQNLYCIYHQDKGHTIEQCQVLKDHLGQLVKVGHLKDFVLDPGDRVVG; this comes from the coding sequence ATGAGGGCGGGAGTGACCCTCCGTAGTTATGCCAGTCGATATTGggagatatacaataagataaGTGGGGATAACGAAAGGGTCGTAGCAAGCACTTTTAGGATGGGGTTGCCCGAGGATTCCGAGCTACGAGAGTCGTTGACCAAGAAGCCTTCCGAAGGCATGTGGCAGCTTATGGGACGCATCGAGGAATATAAACGATTAGAGGATGATCGGCTGCAGAGCAAAAGTAAAGCGCCGATGATGAATCGTCCCCGGCAGACTGGTTTCCCGTTCAGGCCTCGAGGGGGTCTGACGATTCAAAAGCCGACCGCACAAATGGGAGAAGTGAATGTAACATTTGAGGAACCGGTACACAGGATTCTTGACTGGATCAAACACGAGCCGTATTTTCGATGGCCGAATAAGATGGGAGGGGACCCATCCAGGAGGAATCAGAATTTGTACTGCATTTATCACCAGGACAAGGGTCATACTATTGAACAATGCCAAGTATTAAAGGATCACCTCGGGCAATTAGTCAAAGTCGGGCACTTAAAGGATTTCGTGCTAGACCCGGGGGACAGAGTCGTAGGGTAA
- the LOC126713030 gene encoding uncharacterized protein LOC126713030 — MDFHYDIDFIFPNDEPSYDSSSDDDELELTLAIAIEELNNEGASTSSRCSVQPRRFIWRNPLQGHDRLFHDYFAETLVYPPNVFRRRFRMSCSLSLHIHSRVEANEPYFVQKRNSANTLELSSLQKMTTIIRMFAYGVSADFMDEYLRIGESTAIKSLKKFVKAEVSICSEEYLRSPNNNDIASLLAVGQHCGFPGMLGSIDCMHWKWKNCPSKWKGQYIGHTRDPTIILEIVASYDFLI, encoded by the coding sequence aTGGATTTCCATTATgacattgattttatttttccaaatgatGAGCCTTCATATGACTCATCTTCTGATGACGATGAGTTGGAACTTACTCTAGCTATTGCCATAGAAGAATTAAACAATGAAGGAGCATCAACATCAAGTCGTTGTTCTGTTCAACCTCGCAGGTTTATCTGGCGTAATCCTTTGCAAGGTCATGATAGGCTTTTCCATGattattttgctgaaacacTAGTGTATCCTCCTAATGTATTTCGAAGGAGGTTTCGAATgagttgttctctttctctaCATATCCATTCAAGAGTTGAAGCTAATGAACCATActttgttcaaaaaagaaattcggCTAACACACTCGAGTTGTCTTCCCTTCAAAAGATGACTACCATAATCAGAATGTTTGCTTATGGAGTGTCGGCTGATTTCATGGATGAATACTTGAGGATTGGAGAAAGCACTGCaataaaaagcttaaaaaaatttgttaaagcgGAAGTTTCAATATGTTCTGAAGAGTACTTGAGGTCACCAAACAACAATGACATTGCAAGTTTGTTAGCAGTTGGCCAACACTGTGGATTTCCAGGAATGCTGGGGAGCATCGACTGCATGCATTGGAAATGGAAGAATTGTCCAAGTAAGTGGAAAGGTCAATATATTGGTCATACCCGTGATCCAACGATAATTTTGGAAATCGTAGCGTCGTATGACTTTTTGATATGA